CAGGCTTTTCCACTCTGTGCAGACTGCATGGCGGAATACAAAGACCCTGACAACCGGCGTTTTCACGCGGAACCCACGGCCTGCCCAAGCTGTGGTCCACAGCTTCGCTTCTGTGCTGCCGATGGTAAACGGCTTGCTGCCGGGGAGGCGGCATTGCGCCGCGCAGTGGAGGACATTCGCGGTGGCAAGATCATTGCCATCAAGAACATCGGGGGTTTCCAGTTGATGGCCCGCGCCGATAGCGACGCAGCCATAGCGCTGCTGCGGCAAAGGAAGCAGCGCCCACACAAACCTTTTGCCCTGCTGTATCCCGATCTGGCAAGCGTACACCGGGATTGCTTTGTATCAGCGCAGGAAGAAAGGCTGTTGCTGGCTGCGGAGCGCCCCATCGTTATTTTACGCAGCAGAGGGGCGGTACAGGGCAAGATTGCACCACAAGTCTCACCGGATAATCCCAACCTGGGCGTGATGTTGCCCAGCTCGCCGTTACATCACCTGCTGATGCATGAGCTGCAGCAGCCACTGGTTGCCACCAGCGGCAATCTCGCCGGAGAGCCGATCTGTATTGACGATGCAGACGCACTGCAACGGCTGGGACAAATCGCAGACGGATTTCTGCTGCATAATCGGCGCATACTGCGGCCACTGGATGACTCCGTTGCCCGAGTAATGGATGGCCAGCCGGTGTTATTGCGCCGCGCTCGCGGATACGTGCCACGTCCGCTGGTACTGCCTGATTCACCGTCCAACGCGACAACGCTGCTCGCCGTGGGCGCCGACCTGAAAAACAGCGTGGCCACCACGCGGGGGAATACGGTGCTCTCTAGCCAGCATATCGGCGACCTCGAAGACCGTATCACCATGGGGCACTTTACACAGACTATTACTGAGCTCGCCGAGCTGTATCTGGGCAATGGGAATACCCGCCCGTGGGGACAAATCATCTGTGACCAGCACCCGGGCTTTTTCTCGACGCGCTGGAGCGAGAACCACGCAAATAACAGAGACCGCAGCGAGCTCTTGCGTGTGCCACATCATGTAGCCCATTTTTTTTCCTGTCTGGCAGAGCACGGGCACGGGGGCGCGGCACTGGGCATCTGCTGGGATGGCACCGGATACGGTGACGACGGCGTACTGCGCGGCAGTGAGTTTCTGCACTGGGACGGCGCCGCGCAGGTCAGGCGCGTGGCCAGCCTGCGGGAATTTCCGCTGCCCGGTGGCGAGCAAGCCATGCGCCAGCCACGACTTGCTTTGGCCGGGCTGTTATTTGCATGTTTCGGTAGCAGCGCGTTGTGGCCGGTCAGCGCATCCGGCGCAAGGCTGGCAGCAACATTTAGCTCCGGCTCGCTATTCAATCTCGAACGAATTCTTGTGCGAAAACTGAATACCCCGGTGTGCTCCAGTATTGGTCGTTTGTTTGATGCGGTATCGGCACTTTTCGGTTTGGTGCAACGGTCGACCTTTGAAGGGCAGGGGGCAATGGCTGTGGAAAATGCTGCGCAGGACTGCCATCACCAGATGGAATATCCGTTTGTGCTGCGTCAGGCGCTGGGCCACTTGACACTCGACTGGGAGCCATTGTTGAGTGCATTACTAAAAGATGTGAGAGAAGGGCGGCCCGTCCCCTGGATGGCCACCGCCTTTCACAATACGCTGGCACAGATGGCCGTATCGGTGGCCACAGCCCTCGGCGAGAAGTGCGTGTTTTTGTCCGGGGGCGCTTTTCAAAATAAACGTCTGCTGGAGACCACAACCGGGCTATTGCGTGCGGCCGGATTTGACGTGCATTGCCATCGCAACATCCCGCCTAATGATGGCGGCATAGCGGTGGGACAGATCTACTACGCGCGCTGTATGCAGCAGGTCGCGAAGCACCGCCCCGCGCACAGCGAACACGCAGGCCAGGAAACGTGACCATGCGCCGCAAACAAGAAGAGGGCACTTGAGTATGTGTCTGGGAATTCCGGGTTTCGTCGAAGAAATACTGAACAGTGCTCCGCTTGAGCGCAGCGCGCGGGTCCGCTTTGGAGGTATCAGCAAGGAAATCAACCTCGCCTATGTGCCCTCAGCAAATGTTGGCGACTACGTAATTGTGCACGTGGGCTTTGCCATCAGCGTGGTAAACGAACAGGAAGCCCGCCGGATATTTCGCTATCTCGAAGAGCTCGGCGATCTCCAGGATCTTGAGTCAAACCGCGAGGCGTCCCAATGGAAACCTGTGTAGTTCGGAGGGTGCAATGCAGTATCTGACGGAATATCGCGAGCGCGCCAGTGTTGAGAAGATTTCTGCGGAAATACAGCGCATTACCACGCGGCCCTGGGCGCTTATGGAAGTCTGCGGCGGCCAGACCCACGCGATCGCTAAATACGGGCTGCAACAGCTGTTGCCCCATGAAATTGAGCTCTTGCATGGCCCCGGCTGCCCGGTGTGTGTCACCTCACTGGCGATTATTGATCAGGCGATCGCCATTGCTACACGACCGGAGGTGATCTTCTGCTCATTCGGCGACATGTTGCGGGTGCCCGGCAGCCACAGTGACCTGCTGAGCGTGAAAGCCGCCGGCGGTGACGTGCGCACCGTGTATTCACCCATGGATGCCCTGGCACTGGCGCAGGCACACCCGGACCGGCAGGTGGTGTTTTTTGCCATTGGCTTTGAAACCACCGCACCGGCAAACGCCATGGCCGTGTTCCAGGCGCAACGAAAAGGGCTCGGCAACTTTTCGCTGCTGGTCTCCCAGTTTCTGGTGCCACCGGCGATCGAAACGATCTGCGCCGATGGGGACACCCGTGTGCAGGCGTTTCTCGCCGCTGGACACGTGTGTGCAATTACCGGTTTTGAAGCCTACCAGCCTCTGGCACAGCACATCCGCCGTCCCATTGTGGTTACCGGATTTGAGCCCCTGGATATTCTCGAGGGGGTTCTCATGTGTGTGCGCCAGCTGGAGCAGGGCAGTTGTGACGTACAAAACCAATACGCCCGCGCCGTATCCCGTGAGGGCAACAGGCCCGCGCGGGAAATGCTGCAGCAGGTATTCGAAATCTCGCCCCAGCACTGGCGCGGTGTGGGGGAAATCGCCGGCAGCGGGTTGCGCCTGCGCCCGCAATATACGGCGTTTGATGCGGACCAACGATTTCCCCGCGTGACAACGGGTCGCGACGATTCCCGTGGCTGTATCAGCGGGCAGATCATGCAGGGGCGCAGCAAACCGGATGACTGTCCGCACTTTGGCAAGGCCTGTCGCCCGCAGAGTCCGCTCGGTGCCCCCATGGTATCCAGCGAAGGCCCCTGTGCGGCCTACTATCGATATGCAAATCGAGGGGCAAGCGGACCGGATCATAAAAAACAGGAGCTGCCCAATGAATATTGAGTGCCCGCTGCCAATGGAGACACTGGCCACGGATTCTGAAGCGGATTCAGAAGGGGTGGTCCGCCTTGGCCACGGCAGTGGTGGAGAGCTGACCGAGCAATTACTACAGAACTTTGTATTTCCGTATATTGATAACCGCTGGATTCGGCAGGGCCACGACAGCGCGACCCTGCCCTTGGATGGCTCCCGGCTGGTATTTACCACTGACTCTTTTGTGGTGTCTCCCCTGTTTTTTCCCGGCGGCAATATTGGGACGCTGGCGGTTTACGGTACCGTCAACGACCTGGCCATGAGCGGCGCCCGCCCAAAGTACCTGAGCTGCGGGCTTATTCTGGAGGAGGGGCTGCCGCTAAAACACCTTGTGCGCATCATGCAGTCCATGGGCCGAACGGCAGCCGAAGTAGGCGTACAACTGGTCACCGGTGACACCAAAGTGGTGGAGAAAGGCAAGGGCGATGGTGTGTACATCAATACCTCCGGAATTGGTGTGCTCGCGGCCCCACAGCCAATCCACCCCCGCCAGATCGCGGCGTCCGATGCGATCATTCTGTCCGGTGATATTGGCCGACACGGTATGGCGGTGATGGCAGCACGGGAAGGTCTCGACTTTGAAAACCCGCTGCACAGTGACTGCGCGCCGCTGTGCGATCCCGTCATGGCACTTTTGGCCGCTAAAATCGATGTGCATTGTCTGCGCGACCTGACGCGGGGTGGATTGGCAACGGCGCTGGTGGAACTGGCCGAGTCATCCCGTATGGACATGCAGGTACACGAAGACCAGATCCCGGTTACCGCGTGTGTGCAAGGCGCCTGCGAATTGCTTGGCCTTGATCCCATGTACGTGGCTAACGAAGGCCGCTTTCTGCTGTTTGTACCAGCAGATCAACAACAGGCCACGCTTGAGATTCTGCAGGCCTTTGATGTATCCGTCGCGAGTCGGGTCATTGGTGAGGTATGCGATCGGGTTGACGACGCAGACACCGCGGACGTCATACTCAGCAACGCGCTTGGCTGCGAACGGCTACTGTGCCGGTTGCCCGGTGAGCAGCTGCCGAGAATCTGCTGAAACGCGCAAAAACAGATGTGGGCGCAGGCTTTTCTCCAGCCCTGCGCAACACCCATGAGTTCGCATAATATAGATTATGTTAAATTGATAATATTGAGACATCCCGATTGTTTCATATGTGCTGGCTACTCCCCCGTGTGGCCAGCGTCTCCTGGTTTGAGCCTGTGGTGCCGGCTCACAAGGATTGCAGGCGTTTACAGTGCCTTTCCATCCGCACCATCCGCACCATCCGCACCATCCGAACCATCCGCACCGCTACGCGCCGACTTGGCCCGTACCCTGCGTAAATCTGCACAGATTATCTCCATGCCATCGAGCACACGGAATGTGTGGCGTTGGATAAGGTCTGGTGGCACAAAGAACAGATGGCCGTTGCTCACCGCTTTCAGGCCCGGATACGCTTTCCAGTCATTGAGCCAATCTGGGCGGGTTTCGCCCATACCGCTGGCAATGATCACGTCGGGATTGCGCTCCAGCACCGACTCAATACTGATTTTGGGCGCAAGTACCAGCGCATCCGCGAACGTATTGCGGCCGCCACAGGCTCGGATTACATCGCTGATCAGGTGCTCGCCATTCAGGGTTTGCAGTGGATCGCTCCATACCTGGTAAAAGACGCTCAGTGGCGCCTGTTGCTCATGGTCACGCTTGAGCGTGCTCAAGCGGGCAAGCCACTGGGCCGCTGCCTGGTCGGCGATCGCGCTGGTGCCGGCCAGCTGCCCGAACAGGCGCACATTGCGCGGGATATCTTCAAGAGTGCGGGATTCGGTAACAAATACCTGAAACCCCAAACGCCGGAGCTTGTGCACCATCTGATCGCCGTTGCCGGAACCCCAGGCAACAATCAGGTCCGGCTTTAATGCCAGCAGGCGCTCGTAACTGACGGACTTGTAGTTACCGATCTGTGGCAGCGCTTTGGCCTGTTCCGGGTAATTGCTGTAGCTGACCGCAGCGATTAACGTGTGCCCTGCTCCCGCGCTGTAAAAGTTTTCCACGATATGCGGGGCCAGCGCCACAACGCGCTCTGCCGGCGCCGCCAGCTCCACCCAGTGCCCCTGCGCATCCTGTACGCGCACAGGATTGTCTGCGGTTACCGCTGTGGCCCAGACCAGTGCGACAACGGTCGTCAGGAGAGTGAAGATTCGAGCGTATAGGGACTGCGTATCCGACTGTTTTTGTGCGCGCTGCATGGTGTTAGATATGGCGTGATACATGGTGTGTTACTCAGGCTATTCCGTTGGCCGCCAGTGCTACCCACAGCAGCAGCACTGACAACTCGGTGATTTCCACCAGGCCACCCAAGCAATCGCCGGTGTAGCCACCGATTTGTTTTTGCCATAGCTGGCGCCACAGCAAAATGACTGCAGGCAGTACAGCGGCCAAGCCGATTGCAACCGGTAGTGGTGCCAGGGCAATCCCCGCAACCGCTACCAATATTGCCACGGGTAACAGCTCGCGGTTGCGTTGGGAGTTGGAGGGCGGCACCAGGCCTTGTGCGCGTGCGTAACTGGAAAGACTCATTAAAAAAAGTGCCGCGGTCCGCGCCAGTACCGGGGCCAGTAACAGTGGCAGGTAGATCCAAGTCCCCTGCTCTGTGGTGGCAAGCCACTCAAGCAGTGCGCTCAATACGGCAAACTTCACCAGCAGGAAAATCACCAGTGCGATCACTCCCATGGCACCGCAATGGGGATCGTGCATTACGGCAAGTATCCGCGTGCGGCGCTCCTCCGTGTCCATGCATTTATGCCCGGCAAAGTAGGCATCGGCGCAGTCGGCGAGACCATCAAGATGCAGTGCACCGGTGACCAACACCCAGAAACCCAGCAGTAACGCTGCCTGCAATTGGGCGGGCAATGGCGAAAGAACATACGTTGCCGCGCACAGCAGGGCGCCGACAATCAGCCCTACCAGCGGATAGTAATACACGGATCTCTTCGCCGTTTCCGCGTCCACGTTCCGCAACAGACCGGCCACGGGCAGGCGCGTTAGGAACACCAGCGCATACAGAAACGGCTGCATGAAACCAGTTACGCTGTGTACAACACTATTACGCGGGGTAGACATAGGCGCTCTGCGGGGGATGAAGGATAGAAAATTTTCGAGTCGATGGATTGTACTCCAGCGATGCACCGAAGCCGTACCCCACGGTCAGGGCAATCATCCGAGCGGGTTGCCACTGGTGCGCGGTAGTGAGCAGCAGTTTGATCACGCCGCCGTGAGTCACCAGCAACAGGGGTTCATCGCCATAGCGTTTCGCCAGTCCATCAATACTAGCGAGCACCCGTGTGCGGAAGGACGCAAAAGGCTCTCCCCCCGGCGGTGAATGGCGCTCCGGGTCGCTACTCCAGGCTTCGCACAGCGCGCGCTGCTCGTGCCAGATACGATCCACAGGCTGCCCCTCCCAATCGCCAAAACCGATCTCGCGGATGCCTGCCTCGGTATGCACCGGCAGGTCCCGGTCGAGCCCCACCTGTGCGGCAAATTTGTGGCAGCGCTGTAGCGGTGAGCTGATGATCCGGGTCCAGGGTGCGCTCAAGTTTTGCAGACCCTTTTCCATTTGCTGCCAACCCGCATCGGTCAATGGCACATCAATATGCCCGCGGAATACCCGGCCACCCGCGCAGGCGCCGTGGCGCAGCAGATCAATCCTCAACCGGGATACCCGCTTCGCTGAAGGTAAACATGCTGTTG
This Microbulbifer sp. Q7 DNA region includes the following protein-coding sequences:
- the hypE gene encoding hydrogenase expression/formation protein HypE, which produces MNIECPLPMETLATDSEADSEGVVRLGHGSGGELTEQLLQNFVFPYIDNRWIRQGHDSATLPLDGSRLVFTTDSFVVSPLFFPGGNIGTLAVYGTVNDLAMSGARPKYLSCGLILEEGLPLKHLVRIMQSMGRTAAEVGVQLVTGDTKVVEKGKGDGVYINTSGIGVLAAPQPIHPRQIAASDAIILSGDIGRHGMAVMAAREGLDFENPLHSDCAPLCDPVMALLAAKIDVHCLRDLTRGGLATALVELAESSRMDMQVHEDQIPVTACVQGACELLGLDPMYVANEGRFLLFVPADQQQATLEILQAFDVSVASRVIGEVCDRVDDADTADVILSNALGCERLLCRLPGEQLPRIC
- the hypF gene encoding carbamoyltransferase HypF yields the protein MNKARPERHRLQLTGIVQGVGFRPFVFRLAQRFTLSGWVANDRAGVCVEVQGPAHLLLQFQKFLSHTLPPHAEIHSLTCEAIPVQNARGFVIRESDAGSAQSALILPDLAPCKSCVQELFEPGNRRYRYPFINCTQCGPRFSIVERLPYDRAHTAMQAFPLCADCMAEYKDPDNRRFHAEPTACPSCGPQLRFCAADGKRLAAGEAALRRAVEDIRGGKIIAIKNIGGFQLMARADSDAAIALLRQRKQRPHKPFALLYPDLASVHRDCFVSAQEERLLLAAERPIVILRSRGAVQGKIAPQVSPDNPNLGVMLPSSPLHHLLMHELQQPLVATSGNLAGEPICIDDADALQRLGQIADGFLLHNRRILRPLDDSVARVMDGQPVLLRRARGYVPRPLVLPDSPSNATTLLAVGADLKNSVATTRGNTVLSSQHIGDLEDRITMGHFTQTITELAELYLGNGNTRPWGQIICDQHPGFFSTRWSENHANNRDRSELLRVPHHVAHFFSCLAEHGHGGAALGICWDGTGYGDDGVLRGSEFLHWDGAAQVRRVASLREFPLPGGEQAMRQPRLALAGLLFACFGSSALWPVSASGARLAATFSSGSLFNLERILVRKLNTPVCSSIGRLFDAVSALFGLVQRSTFEGQGAMAVENAAQDCHHQMEYPFVLRQALGHLTLDWEPLLSALLKDVREGRPVPWMATAFHNTLAQMAVSVATALGEKCVFLSGGAFQNKRLLETTTGLLRAAGFDVHCHRNIPPNDGGIAVGQIYYARCMQQVAKHRPAHSEHAGQET
- a CDS encoding HypC/HybG/HupF family hydrogenase formation chaperone encodes the protein MCLGIPGFVEEILNSAPLERSARVRFGGISKEINLAYVPSANVGDYVIVHVGFAISVVNEQEARRIFRYLEELGDLQDLESNREASQWKPV
- a CDS encoding cobalamin-binding protein — its product is MYHAISNTMQRAQKQSDTQSLYARIFTLLTTVVALVWATAVTADNPVRVQDAQGHWVELAAPAERVVALAPHIVENFYSAGAGHTLIAAVSYSNYPEQAKALPQIGNYKSVSYERLLALKPDLIVAWGSGNGDQMVHKLRRLGFQVFVTESRTLEDIPRNVRLFGQLAGTSAIADQAAAQWLARLSTLKRDHEQQAPLSVFYQVWSDPLQTLNGEHLISDVIRACGGRNTFADALVLAPKISIESVLERNPDVIIASGMGETRPDWLNDWKAYPGLKAVSNGHLFFVPPDLIQRHTFRVLDGMEIICADLRRVRAKSARSGADGSDGADGADGADGKAL
- the hypD gene encoding hydrogenase formation protein HypD, encoding MQYLTEYRERASVEKISAEIQRITTRPWALMEVCGGQTHAIAKYGLQQLLPHEIELLHGPGCPVCVTSLAIIDQAIAIATRPEVIFCSFGDMLRVPGSHSDLLSVKAAGGDVRTVYSPMDALALAQAHPDRQVVFFAIGFETTAPANAMAVFQAQRKGLGNFSLLVSQFLVPPAIETICADGDTRVQAFLAAGHVCAITGFEAYQPLAQHIRRPIVVTGFEPLDILEGVLMCVRQLEQGSCDVQNQYARAVSREGNRPAREMLQQVFEISPQHWRGVGEIAGSGLRLRPQYTAFDADQRFPRVTTGRDDSRGCISGQIMQGRSKPDDCPHFGKACRPQSPLGAPMVSSEGPCAAYYRYANRGASGPDHKKQELPNEY
- the cobS gene encoding adenosylcobinamide-GDP ribazoletransferase — its product is MSTPRNSVVHSVTGFMQPFLYALVFLTRLPVAGLLRNVDAETAKRSVYYYPLVGLIVGALLCAATYVLSPLPAQLQAALLLGFWVLVTGALHLDGLADCADAYFAGHKCMDTEERRTRILAVMHDPHCGAMGVIALVIFLLVKFAVLSALLEWLATTEQGTWIYLPLLLAPVLARTAALFLMSLSSYARAQGLVPPSNSQRNRELLPVAILVAVAGIALAPLPVAIGLAAVLPAVILLWRQLWQKQIGGYTGDCLGGLVEITELSVLLLWVALAANGIA
- a CDS encoding histidine phosphatase family protein, whose protein sequence is MRIDLLRHGACAGGRVFRGHIDVPLTDAGWQQMEKGLQNLSAPWTRIISSPLQRCHKFAAQVGLDRDLPVHTEAGIREIGFGDWEGQPVDRIWHEQRALCEAWSSDPERHSPPGGEPFASFRTRVLASIDGLAKRYGDEPLLLVTHGGVIKLLLTTAHQWQPARMIALTVGYGFGASLEYNPSTRKFSILHPPQSAYVYPA